A window of Nicotiana tabacum cultivar K326 chromosome 24, ASM71507v2, whole genome shotgun sequence contains these coding sequences:
- the LOC142178311 gene encoding uncharacterized protein LOC142178311: protein MTNPIPTVNNAYSMIIERESQRALTNSSMAGKGTKLTALLAGKGSIYQKQRKNWNLQCNFCKMKGHTKEGCYKIIDYPTDFKNKRNGNMTTTYNAHAENVNPNMTGSSAVGRREFHDVAGIGDLPKAPQLTNEQYSQIMKLLNQDQSVDGSANMADIVHSFLACVEKRNWIIDTGATNHMAADLSMLSKFRAVSQASNKRIHLPNGGITIVLHVGNCKLTDTGEIRNVLYVPDFQYNLLSVSKETRELHCMARFYPDFYIFQDLSSGKVKGIGREKDDLYLLVSQPHTRNGTEEKTVTQRLCAQVEKDVLLWHRRLAHASGNSLKKLFDFNIDECKIALDNCELVAKGPQLPSEDINPPANQAHENFLDTSPIAESDDDGNTLQPALPVDTPLPSDEDILAASNTSPVSNDPPESTAVITAPEPFRRSQRVTKEPIWLSDYITNTRKSNSAIYPISDYLSYDRLSSAHQAYLGVFSSIAEPTSFLEVSKDNRWVDAMRAQIQALQDNHT, encoded by the exons ATGACTAATCCTATACCAACAGTGAACAATGCTTATTCTATGATCATTGAGAGAGAGAGTCAAAGAGCATTGACTAATTCCTCTATGGCAGGTAAAGGAACAAAACTAACAGCCTTATTAGCTGGTAAAGGAAGCATTTATCAGAAGCAAAGGAAGAATTGGAATCTCCAATGTAATTTTTGCAAAATGAAGGGACATACTAAAGAAGGCTGTTACAAAATCATAGACTATCCGACAGATTTCAAAAACAAAAGGAACGGGAACATGACTACAACTTACAATGCACATGCTGAGAATGTGAATCCAAATATGACAGGTTCTAGTGCAGTTGGCAGGCGTGAATTCCATGATGTGGCTGGCATAGGAGATCTACCTAAGGCACCTCAACTCACCAATGAACAATACAGTCAGATCATGAAGCTGCTTAATCAAGATCAGTCAGTGGATGGCTCAGCTAATATGGCAGATATTGTTCACTCTTTCCTAGCTTGTGTAGAAAAAAGAAACTGGATAATTGACACAGGTGCAACCAATCATATGGCAGCAGACTTGAGCATGTTGTCTAAATTTAGAGCAGTTAGTCAAGCAAGCAATAAAAGAATACACTTACCAAATGGAGGAATCACCATTGTGCTACATGTTGGGAATTGTAAGCTCACAGATACAGGGGAAATAAGAAATGTACTCTATGTTCCtgattttcaatataacctcttATCAGTGTCTAAAGAAACTAGAGAACTACACTGTATGGCTAGATTTTATCCTGATTTTTACATATTCCAGGACCTCTCTAGTGGGAaggtgaaggggattggtagGGAGAAGGACGACCTCTACCTGCTAGTCTCACAACCACATACTAGGAATGGAACTGAGGAGAAGACAGTAACACAAAGATTATGTGCACAAGTAGAGAAGGATGTACTGCTTTGGCATAGGAGATTAGCTCATGCATCTGGAAATTCACTAAagaaattatttgattttaatataGATGAATGTAAAATTGCTTTGGATAATTGTGAA CTGGTTGCTAAAGGACCTCAATTACCATCTGAAGATATCAATCCACCTGCAAACCAAGCTCATGAAAACTTTTTAGACACCTCACCTATTGCAGAATCTGATGATGATGGAAATACATTACAACCTGCTCTACCTGTGGATACTCCTCTTCCTTCAGATGAGGATATTCTTGCAGCTTCAAATACTTCACCTGTTTCAAATGATCCTCCTGAGTCTACTGCTGTCATCACTGCTCCTGAACCCTTCAGGAGATCTCAAAGGGTAACCAAGGAGCCTATTTGGTTATCTGACTATATCACTAACACCAGGAAATCCAATTCAGCTATCTATCCTATTAGTGATTACCTGTCTTATGACAGACTATCTTCAGCTCATCAAGCATATCTAGGAGTTTTCTCTTCTATTGCAGAGCCTACTTCCTTCTTGGAGGTTTCTAAGGATAATAGGTGGGTTGATGCTATGAGAGCACAAATACAGGCTTTACAAGACAATCACACCTAG